Below is a window of Thermoplasmata archaeon DNA.
GTGACTGTACCGCTCGACGGCCATGTACTGCGGCAGTCGGATGGTCCCGAACCGACACACCTTCCCGAGGTCGTTCCGCGCGAGGTCCACGAGCATGTTGTGCTCCGCCCGCTCCTTCGGGTCTGCGAGGAGCTCCGCCTTGAACCGATCCATCTGCGACAGCGTCGTGCCGAGCGGTCGCGTGCCCGCGATCGGGAACGTCGTCGCCGTGCGATCCTCCACGCGGAGGAGCATCTCCGGGCTCGCGCCGATCACCCGACGCACCCCGAAGTCGAGGTAGTACATGTAGGGGCTCGGGCTCAGCGAACGCAGGGCGCCGTAGAGGGCGAGCGGGTCGCCCGACATGCGGCCGCAGTCGCGGCGGGAGAGGACGACCTGGAACGCCTCGCCCTCGGCGATCGTCTCCTTCGCCTTCACGACCGAGTCCATGAACCACTCCGGGGGAGTTTGCGGCTTCGGGCCATCGGTGCGGAGCTGCGGTGCGGTCTCGGTGGACTTTGGAAGGTCCTCGACGCGGGAGTCGCCGTGGGCGAAGTACTCCGCACGTTTCCGGACGTGGTCCACAATCACGCCGTCGAGATACAGGCCGAACTCGAACTCGGGAAAGGGCGAGTCCGCATGGGCAGGTACCGAATCGAGGTTGTGGACGAACTCGTACGACACGTACCCGACCAGGCCGCCGATGTACCGACCCGGGACTCCCGGCGCCGCGTACGCCGAGAGGATTGATCGCAACGCGGCGATCGGCCGATCCGTCTTGATCGTCTCGCCGTTCGACCGCAGCACACCCGCGCGGTAGGAGATGATCACCGCGGGGTCGAAGCCGACGTACGTGTGTTCCGCGAGCCGCGCGGGACCCGTGAGGCTCTCGAGGATGAACGCATGCGGGTATTCGTCCCGCGATGCGGCGAACAGCGCGTACGGATCGATGTGTGGGTCCAGCGGCACACGCTTCACCGAATCGCCTCCTCGACGAGGGGTTGCGCGCGTCCAAACACCGCCTCAGCGATCCGACGCGCGATGGCGACGCGATCCGCGGCTTGGAAAATCTGACGACCGACGCACACACCGGCCGCGCCGGCATCGAGCGTCGCGCGGAGGGTCTCGATGAACGCGTCCTCTGAGGTCCGCGGGCCACCCGCCACGACGACGGGCGCGGGACACCCGCGGACGATTTCGCGGACGCCGTGCGGGTCCGCGGCGTAGTTCGTCTGAACGATACTCGCGCCGATCTCTGCGGCGGCCCTAGCGGCGTGGGCCGCGGCCGCCCAGTCGACGGACGGCCCACCCGGTTCCGCGGGAGCGGACGCCATGAGCACGACCGCGACACCGAACGAATTCGCGGCATCCACGATGCGTCCCGCATCCGCGATCATCGTGTCCTCCCGAGAATCGCCGAACGAAACCTGGACCGAGACCGCGTCGGCTCCGAGGGACACCGCGTGCTCGACGGTCGACGAGATGACCTTCGACCGGGATCTCACACCAAGGACCGTGCTCGCCGAAAGATGGACCACTAAACCCGTCGACGGGGGGATCTCGCCCGCGATGAATCGGACCATGCCCGGATTCGCAAGGACGCCGGAGAAGGGAACCCCGCGAAGCGAGCGCAGAAAGTCCGCGGGCCTCTCGATCCCAAGAACCGGTCCGGAGGGGAGACCGTGATCCAGAGCCAAGAGGAAGATTCGGCGATCGGCCCTCTCCAGCCGGCCGCGTGGTGTCACAAGTCCGAGAGCGCCCAACGTTTTCTCCCCGGTATGCCCGTTTCTGGAAACTAGGCATAATATTTATGCATTATTGTATTTTATACAACTCTATAAATGCGGCCAGGGAGCCTCCTCCTGGGGGCCGATCCCGAGCTAGGGGTCGCTTCGCGGAGCCGCCGTCATCTCGGGCCGAGGATGCCCGCGGCCGAAGAACTCGCGGTGAACCGCCTGGACGGCTCCCTCGAGATCCCTGTCATCCACGGTGAACGTGTAGGCGACCATCGAAGCGCCCGCCGAAATCAGCTGGACGTTGATCCCTCGTTCCGCCACGGCCCGGAAAATCCGGGCGGCGACGCCATGCGCATACCCGAGCCCTTCCCCGACGAAACCGATGAGGGACGCGTGGGGCGACGTTTCGATTCGCTCGACGATACCGGCCGGCAGCCGGGTTAGCAACCGCTTCCCCCGGGAGACGGCATCTGCGTCGATGAGGAACGCGATACAGGTCTGCGACGTCGCCGCACTATACACGTTGATGCCCGCGTCGGCCAAGGCCGTCGCCACGAGCGAGAGGAGGCTCTCCTTCGGTCCGGCCCCCGTGCCAAAGACTTTCAGAGTCGTCAGATTCCGGACGTACGAGATGCTCTTGACGTCCCCGCTCCGGTCCACCGTGTCGGGTCCGATCCGTGTGCCAACCTCGTCGGGCTCGTAGATGTTCTTCAGGATGATCGACGCGCCGCACATCTGCGCGGGCCGCACCGATCGGGGGTGGAGGACCTTCGCGCCGAAGTACGAGAGCTCGGCGGCTTCGTCGTACGAAAGGGCGGCGAGGGGGAACGCCTCCGGCACGATCTTCGGATCCGCGCTCATGAATCCGCCGACGTCCTTCCAGATCTCGATCGTCGGCAGCTTGAGCGCATAGGCGACAACGGCGGCGCTGTAGTCGGACCCGCCCCGTCCGAACGTCGCGGTCTTGCCCTCTTGCGACAAGCCGAAGAATCCGGTG
It encodes the following:
- a CDS encoding anthranilate synthase component I family protein, translating into MKRVPLDPHIDPYALFAASRDEYPHAFILESLTGPARLAEHTYVGFDPAVIISYRAGVLRSNGETIKTDRPIAALRSILSAYAAPGVPGRYIGGLVGYVSYEFVHNLDSVPAHADSPFPEFEFGLYLDGVIVDHVRKRAEYFAHGDSRVEDLPKSTETAPQLRTDGPKPQTPPEWFMDSVVKAKETIAEGEAFQVVLSRRDCGRMSGDPLALYGALRSLSPSPYMYYLDFGVRRVIGASPEMLLRVEDRTATTFPIAGTRPLGTTLSQMDRFKAELLADPKERAEHNMLVDLARNDLGKVCRFGTIRLPQYMAVERYSHVQHLVSIVEGELAPGKDGLDAFAAMFPAGTVSGAPKPRAMEILHRLEGTARGPYAGVVGYLSLNGNLDTAIAIRTLFADGPTYYLQAGAGIVADSDPAREWMETEHKLEALRASLREAAAA
- a CDS encoding aspartate kinase, which encodes MAEPWKVAKFGGSCVSDPEMYDRMAKAARADPSRKFVVVSAIAGVTDSLVATLAKPRDEKEIDLFIAELRRLHLGLLPRSPGTPDASVETVEALVTKLERLLYGVAYTEEITARTRDFILSFGERLATQIVAANLAKRGVDARAHEADVIGVVTDDTYGNASALLDETRARLAPFLKRQAQAGHVSVITGFFGLSQEGKTATFGRGGSDYSAAVVAYALKLPTIEIWKDVGGFMSADPKIVPEAFPLAALSYDEAAELSYFGAKVLHPRSVRPAQMCGASIILKNIYEPDEVGTRIGPDTVDRSGDVKSISYVRNLTTLKVFGTGAGPKESLLSLVATALADAGINVYSAATSQTCIAFLIDADAVSRGKRLLTRLPAGIVERIETSPHASLIGFVGEGLGYAHGVAARIFRAVAERGINVQLISAGASMVAYTFTVDDRDLEGAVQAVHREFFGRGHPRPEMTAAPRSDP